From a single Nostoc sp. MS1 genomic region:
- a CDS encoding cytochrome P450 produces MTATYNLPQGPRIPRLLRLFKFITQPLEYVEDFAKVYGDNFTIWSSRESHFVYFSHPQALEQIFSNVNCFDTGGAGGPLLELLLGKSSLILLEGDRHQRQRQLLTPPFHGERMRAYGQAIREITGQVTQQWQIGKPFNIRASMQEITMRVILRVVFGVDEGPMFEELRQLLTTLLDFMGSPLMSSTLFFGFTQKDYGAWSPWGRMVRLIEKIDELIYALIDQRRADVAENRQDILSLLISARYEDGQPMSDLELRDELMTMLVAGHETTASALTWAFYWIDSLPEVREKLSQELDTIDENSEPSSIAKLPYLTAVCQETLRFYPIVLNAFFRRTNNPVEIMGYQLPKGTLVVPSIYLAHHREEVYPQSKQFRPERFLERQFSPYEYLPFGGGNRRCIGLAFAQYEMKIVLATILSQFRVSRLSKRPVRPVRRGLTLAAPGGMRMVTNKLGSGEQGVGSGGR; encoded by the coding sequence ATGACAGCTACTTACAACCTACCCCAAGGCCCTAGAATCCCGCGTTTGCTGCGGTTATTTAAGTTTATTACCCAGCCACTAGAGTATGTAGAAGATTTTGCTAAAGTCTACGGTGATAACTTTACTATCTGGAGTAGCAGAGAATCGCATTTTGTGTACTTCAGTCATCCCCAAGCACTGGAGCAGATTTTTAGTAATGTTAATTGTTTTGACACTGGGGGAGCAGGTGGGCCGCTTTTAGAACTTTTGCTAGGTAAGAGTTCTTTAATTTTACTGGAAGGCGATCGCCATCAGCGTCAACGTCAACTCTTAACCCCTCCTTTCCACGGTGAAAGAATGCGGGCTTATGGTCAAGCTATCCGTGAAATTACGGGGCAAGTAACTCAACAATGGCAAATAGGCAAGCCCTTCAATATCCGCGCTTCTATGCAGGAAATTACCATGCGGGTGATTTTGCGAGTAGTGTTTGGTGTAGATGAAGGGCCAATGTTTGAGGAACTGCGGCAACTACTAACTACTTTGTTAGATTTTATGGGTTCGCCTTTGATGTCCAGCACGTTATTTTTTGGTTTTACACAAAAAGATTACGGCGCATGGAGTCCTTGGGGGCGGATGGTGCGCCTCATCGAGAAAATTGACGAATTGATATACGCTTTAATTGATCAGCGTCGGGCTGATGTTGCGGAAAACCGTCAAGATATTCTCAGTTTATTGATTTCGGCACGTTATGAAGATGGACAGCCGATGTCAGATTTAGAGTTGCGTGATGAATTAATGACAATGTTGGTTGCAGGACATGAAACTACTGCTTCTGCTTTAACTTGGGCATTTTATTGGATTGATAGTCTACCAGAAGTGCGGGAAAAGTTATCCCAAGAATTAGATACTATTGATGAAAATTCAGAACCCAGCAGTATTGCTAAACTACCTTACTTAACAGCAGTTTGCCAGGAAACTCTCCGCTTTTATCCCATTGTGCTGAATGCTTTCTTTAGGCGAACCAACAACCCTGTAGAAATTATGGGTTATCAATTGCCGAAAGGAACATTGGTTGTTCCGAGTATTTATTTAGCCCACCATCGAGAAGAAGTTTATCCCCAATCTAAACAATTTAGACCAGAACGCTTTTTAGAAAGACAATTTTCTCCTTACGAATACCTACCCTTTGGCGGCGGAAATCGGCGTTGTATCGGTCTAGCATTTGCCCAATATGAAATGAAAATTGTCTTAGCAACAATCTTGTCACAGTTTCGAGTATCCAGACTCAGTAAGCGTCCAGTTCGTCCAGTCCGTCGCGGTTTAACCTTGGCTGCGCCGGGCGGAATGAGAATGGTGACGAATAAATTGGGGAGTGGGGAGCAGGGAGTGGGGAGTGGGGGGAGATGA
- a CDS encoding gamma-glutamylcyclotransferase — protein MNVFVYGTLKPDERNYLRYCAGKVVEAQRATTLGRLFALPMGYPAMTMGKDIVHGYLLSFADLGVLATLDGLEDYQPERAMSENLYNRQNVKIFNLLGSSLGLAWVYLMQPKTVKQLGGIYLPDGWWSGNSFKCL, from the coding sequence ATGAATGTTTTTGTTTACGGCACACTCAAGCCAGATGAACGGAATTATCTTAGATACTGTGCTGGTAAAGTTGTGGAAGCCCAGAGGGCAACTACATTAGGGCGGTTATTTGCTTTGCCAATGGGATATCCAGCCATGACGATGGGGAAGGACATCGTTCATGGATATTTACTTAGTTTTGCTGATTTGGGAGTTTTGGCGACTTTGGACGGACTGGAAGATTATCAACCTGAGAGAGCAATGTCAGAGAATCTTTACAATCGCCAGAATGTTAAAATATTTAACCTCCTGGGTTCTTCTCTCGGTTTGGCTTGGGTTTACTTAATGCAGCCAAAAACAGTGAAACAGTTAGGAGGTATTTATCTACCTGATGGTTGGTGGAGTGGTAATTCGTTTAAGTGTTTATAA
- the leuS gene encoding leucine--tRNA ligase: MDSRYTPAAIEAKWQKTWAELGLDKTPTQSNKPKFYALSMFPYPSGSLHMGHVRNYTITDVIARLKRMQGYRVLHPMGWDAFGLPAENAAIDRGVPPAKWTYQNIAQMRQQLQRLGLSIDWDSEVATCSPDYYKWTQWIFLQFLQAGLAYQKEAAVNWDPIDQTVLANEQVDSEGRSWRSGAIVERKLLRQWFLKITDYAEELLNDLDKLTGWPERVKLMQANWIGKSSGAYLEFPIVGSTEKIGVYTTRPDTVFGVSYVVLAPEHPLTKQVTTKAQQAAVDTFIQEVKNQSELERTAEDKPKRGIPTGGKAINPFTGEEVPIWIADYVLYEYGTGAVMGVPAHDIRDFKFAQRYDLPIDFVIAAPDDVAGFNLSSTSQTEEVTQVVQIEYNEAYTEPGILINSGAFTGMSSTDAKQAIVKYAQEKGFGKERIQYRLRDWLISRQRYWGAPIPVIHCPNCGIVPVPDKDLPVTLPEEVEFTGRGGSPLAQLESWVNVPCPSCGTPAKRETDTMDTFIDSSWYFLRFTDAKNEGQVFESAKTNDWMPVDQYVGGIEHAILHLLYSRFFTKVLRDRGLLNFDEPFERLLTQGMVQGLTYLNPNKGGKDKWIPSHLVNPNDPRDPQTGEPLQRLYATMSKSKGNGVAPEEVIGKYGIDTARMFILFKAPPEKDLEWDEADVEGQFRFLNRVWRLVTDYVASGVNPQTKSGELSKSQKDLRRAIHTAIKSVTEDVQDEYQFNTAVSELMKLSNALTDASGKDSAVYAEGIHTLVLLLAPFAPHIADELWHLLGNSDSVHTQTWPAFDTAALVADEITLVIQVNGKKRADLQVPAQADKAELEKYARESEVVQRHLEGKEIKKVIVVPGKLVNFVVG, encoded by the coding sequence GTGGACTCCCGATACACACCCGCAGCAATTGAGGCAAAATGGCAGAAAACATGGGCAGAACTTGGCTTAGATAAGACCCCTACACAGAGCAATAAACCAAAATTCTACGCTCTATCCATGTTCCCCTACCCATCGGGCAGCCTGCACATGGGTCACGTCCGTAACTACACAATTACAGATGTGATAGCCCGCCTCAAACGTATGCAGGGTTATCGGGTGCTGCACCCAATGGGATGGGATGCTTTTGGTTTACCAGCAGAAAACGCCGCCATTGACCGTGGTGTGCCGCCTGCTAAATGGACTTATCAAAATATTGCCCAAATGCGGCAACAATTGCAACGTCTTGGTTTATCCATCGACTGGGATAGCGAAGTTGCCACCTGTTCCCCAGATTATTACAAATGGACGCAATGGATTTTCTTACAGTTTTTGCAAGCCGGGTTGGCTTATCAAAAAGAAGCGGCTGTAAACTGGGATCCTATTGACCAAACTGTATTAGCCAATGAGCAAGTTGACAGTGAAGGGCGTTCTTGGCGCAGTGGGGCGATAGTTGAGCGTAAATTGTTGCGGCAGTGGTTTTTGAAGATTACTGACTACGCCGAAGAATTATTAAACGACCTGGATAAATTAACAGGTTGGCCAGAACGAGTCAAATTGATGCAGGCGAACTGGATAGGGAAATCTTCAGGAGCATATTTGGAATTTCCTATCGTTGGTAGCACAGAAAAAATTGGTGTATACACCACTCGTCCTGATACAGTTTTCGGTGTCAGCTATGTAGTTTTAGCACCAGAACACCCGCTCACCAAGCAAGTCACTACCAAAGCACAACAAGCGGCAGTAGATACGTTTATTCAAGAGGTAAAAAATCAAAGCGAGTTAGAACGTACTGCCGAAGATAAACCCAAACGCGGCATACCCACTGGTGGGAAGGCAATTAACCCATTCACAGGGGAAGAAGTACCTATTTGGATTGCCGACTATGTACTGTATGAGTATGGTACTGGGGCGGTGATGGGTGTACCTGCCCATGATATAAGGGATTTCAAATTTGCTCAAAGATACGATTTACCCATTGATTTTGTCATTGCTGCCCCTGATGATGTGGCAGGTTTTAACTTAAGCTCAACATCACAGACTGAAGAAGTTACCCAAGTTGTGCAAATTGAATATAACGAAGCGTATACAGAACCAGGAATTTTAATTAATTCTGGGGCTTTTACTGGCATGAGTTCCACAGATGCCAAACAAGCCATAGTTAAATACGCCCAAGAAAAGGGTTTTGGTAAAGAACGCATTCAATACCGCTTGCGCGACTGGTTGATTTCTCGCCAACGTTATTGGGGCGCACCAATTCCTGTAATTCATTGCCCCAACTGTGGCATTGTACCAGTACCAGATAAGGATTTGCCTGTCACTTTACCCGAAGAAGTGGAGTTTACTGGACGCGGTGGTTCACCATTGGCACAGTTAGAAAGCTGGGTGAATGTACCTTGTCCTAGCTGTGGCACTCCCGCCAAACGGGAAACAGACACGATGGATACATTTATCGATTCTTCGTGGTATTTCTTACGGTTTACTGACGCTAAGAACGAAGGACAGGTATTTGAGTCAGCCAAAACTAATGACTGGATGCCAGTAGACCAATATGTAGGCGGTATTGAACACGCAATTTTACACTTATTGTATTCTCGCTTCTTTACCAAAGTATTGCGCGATCGCGGTTTGTTGAACTTCGACGAACCCTTTGAGCGTTTATTAACTCAAGGCATGGTACAGGGTTTAACTTACCTCAACCCGAACAAGGGCGGCAAAGATAAATGGATACCTTCCCATCTGGTTAACCCTAATGACCCCCGTGACCCCCAAACAGGGGAACCATTGCAACGCCTTTACGCCACCATGTCCAAATCTAAAGGTAACGGTGTCGCGCCGGAAGAGGTTATTGGTAAATATGGTATAGATACAGCGCGGATGTTCATCTTATTTAAAGCGCCACCAGAAAAAGATTTGGAGTGGGATGAAGCCGATGTGGAGGGGCAATTCCGCTTCTTAAATCGGGTTTGGCGTTTGGTGACAGATTATGTTGCATCGGGGGTCAACCCTCAGACTAAATCAGGTGAATTGAGCAAGTCACAAAAAGATTTACGCCGAGCAATTCACACTGCGATTAAGTCGGTAACAGAAGATGTCCAAGATGAGTATCAATTTAATACTGCTGTTTCTGAGTTGATGAAGTTGAGTAATGCCCTGACTGATGCTAGTGGTAAAGATTCAGCAGTGTATGCTGAAGGTATCCACACACTAGTATTGTTACTCGCTCCCTTTGCGCCACACATCGCTGATGAATTGTGGCATTTGTTGGGGAATAGCGACTCAGTGCATACGCAAACTTGGCCTGCTTTTGACACGGCTGCTTTAGTTGCTGACGAAATCACTTTGGTAATTCAGGTGAACGGCAAAAAGCGTGCTGATCTCCAAGTTCCAGCACAAGCAGATAAAGCTGAGTTGGAAAAATACGCCCGTGAGTCTGAGGTTGTGCAACGTCATCTTGAGGGTAAGGAAATCAAAAAGGTGATTGTCGTACCTGGAAAGTTGGTTAATTTCGTAGTTGGTTAA
- a CDS encoding L,D-transpeptidase has product MAMVRNESVGRMVMFLGFGTAILSLAVHWRITTAQEQSKKPVLTTVNRPGGVYRGGIGETAFGAPVPPGDSTPSQSSQPQSSAIEPNDKSDTVNQNVSLTTNIPKKPELLTPSSQSRLSQPSAHQKTSNKLVENAKKEVVVDLSDRRAYVYGGDIVIASYPIAIGKKGWETPTGTFTVAHMEHDPIWKHPITGKVFPPGPDSPLGERWIGFWSDGRNKIGFHGTPDTHLLGTAISHGCLRMRNSDVRMLYDQVEVGTPVVVQN; this is encoded by the coding sequence ATGGCAATGGTAAGAAATGAATCTGTAGGGCGTATGGTAATGTTTCTTGGCTTCGGCACAGCTATCTTGTCGTTAGCTGTGCATTGGCGCATTACTACAGCGCAGGAGCAGTCTAAAAAACCAGTCTTGACAACCGTAAACCGTCCCGGTGGCGTTTACAGGGGGGGAATTGGCGAAACCGCTTTTGGTGCGCCTGTACCTCCTGGTGACTCTACTCCATCTCAATCATCCCAACCACAGTCTTCGGCTATTGAGCCTAATGATAAGTCGGATACTGTTAATCAAAATGTATCTTTAACGACTAACATACCCAAAAAACCGGAACTATTAACACCTTCTAGTCAGTCACGGTTGTCTCAGCCTTCAGCCCACCAAAAAACCTCCAATAAGCTTGTAGAGAATGCGAAGAAGGAAGTAGTGGTGGATTTGAGCGATCGCCGCGCTTATGTTTATGGTGGAGATATAGTGATTGCTAGTTACCCAATTGCTATAGGTAAAAAGGGCTGGGAAACCCCTACAGGAACTTTTACAGTCGCCCACATGGAACATGATCCAATTTGGAAACACCCCATTACGGGTAAAGTATTTCCACCAGGCCCTGATAGTCCATTGGGAGAAAGATGGATTGGTTTTTGGTCAGATGGACGCAATAAAATAGGATTTCACGGCACACCAGATACCCACCTTTTAGGCACAGCTATTTCTCACGGTTGCCTAAGAATGCGTAATTCTGATGTCCGTATGTTATATGACCAAGTAGAAGTAGGTACACCCGTGGTAGTTCAAAATTAG
- a CDS encoding late competence development ComFB family protein, which translates to MSIEKIVEQALQDGYLTPAMEAEVGRICDNASELSIEEYMALDRLMGALLTGEVVAVPRKQFINVMEELVLTEAIARVAEIEATSESSIDVGDIAAYALNRLPPLYATTEEGASYQRIHAKAELQELISQQVSEAINLNLNQPNDNRTPVSTKTTGNEILRQVSSLLQVYAPSFEQKS; encoded by the coding sequence ATGAGTATTGAAAAAATTGTAGAACAAGCTCTCCAGGATGGTTATTTGACACCAGCAATGGAAGCAGAAGTCGGACGCATCTGTGATAATGCCTCAGAACTCTCCATAGAAGAGTACATGGCGTTAGATCGTTTGATGGGAGCGTTATTAACTGGTGAGGTAGTGGCAGTTCCTCGCAAACAGTTTATTAACGTTATGGAAGAATTAGTGTTAACTGAAGCGATCGCCAGAGTAGCAGAAATCGAAGCTACTAGCGAGAGTTCTATCGATGTTGGGGATATTGCAGCCTACGCCCTCAATCGTCTACCCCCCTTATACGCCACTACAGAAGAGGGTGCTAGCTACCAACGCATCCACGCTAAGGCTGAACTTCAAGAATTAATTTCACAGCAGGTAAGCGAGGCAATTAACCTTAACCTGAACCAACCAAACGACAACAGAACCCCTGTGTCAACAAAAACAACTGGCAACGAAATCTTACGCCAGGTTAGTAGTTTACTACAAGTCTACGCTCCCAGCTTTGAACAGAAATCTTAA
- a CDS encoding cobalt-precorrin-6A reductase — protein MRLLILGGTGDAAELSAKVANISGIEAIASLAGRTREPILPSGNFRVGGFGGAAGLAEYLHQMQIDVLIDATHPFASQISLNAATAAHEVGIPHLMLIRPPWEKVAGDRWIEVDSTSAAADVVENQAKRVFLTVGRQELAAFAHLQDIWFLMRMIDPPAADALVPPGMILCDRGPFTLTQEKELLIQNHIDTIVSKNSGGNATYAKIIAARKLGIQVVMVKRPPVPDAEQVANVDAAVAWLREKL, from the coding sequence ATGCGCCTTTTAATTCTGGGTGGAACTGGAGATGCAGCCGAACTCAGCGCCAAAGTAGCAAATATTTCAGGTATTGAGGCGATCGCATCTCTAGCCGGTCGCACCCGTGAACCCATCCTTCCATCAGGTAACTTCCGAGTCGGGGGTTTTGGCGGTGCGGCTGGACTAGCTGAATATCTTCATCAGATGCAAATTGATGTATTAATTGATGCTACTCATCCCTTTGCATCACAAATTTCATTGAATGCAGCTACGGCGGCGCATGAAGTCGGCATACCACATTTAATGTTAATTCGTCCGCCTTGGGAAAAAGTAGCAGGCGATCGCTGGATTGAAGTTGATAGTACCAGCGCCGCCGCCGATGTTGTAGAAAACCAAGCCAAAAGAGTATTTTTAACCGTTGGTAGACAAGAACTCGCCGCCTTCGCCCATCTACAAGACATCTGGTTTCTCATGCGAATGATTGACCCCCCGGCGGCTGATGCCTTAGTGCCGCCTGGGATGATATTGTGCGATCGCGGCCCCTTCACCCTCACACAAGAAAAAGAACTCCTCATTCAAAATCATATCGACACCATCGTCAGCAAAAATAGCGGTGGTAACGCCACCTATGCCAAAATTATCGCCGCACGAAAATTAGGCATACAAGTTGTCATGGTAAAACGTCCACCAGTACCAGACGCAGAACAAGTTGCAAACGTTGATGCAGCAGTAGCTTGGCTACGGGAAAAATTGTGA
- a CDS encoding DUF1636 family protein, translating to MTIDNSLGVAEHTLFVCKTCASVWQDGKRVGESGGQKLLNQLQQLAQDWELRDKFPIQEVECMSACNRSCVVAFSGKGKLTYLFGDLALDDNISAVLECASKYYDKADGLLPWSERPEPLKKGILARIPTLPINN from the coding sequence ATGACTATTGATAACTCCTTGGGTGTGGCTGAACACACCTTATTTGTTTGCAAAACATGCGCGAGTGTTTGGCAAGATGGTAAGCGTGTAGGTGAAAGCGGTGGTCAAAAGCTTTTAAACCAACTCCAGCAATTAGCGCAAGATTGGGAATTACGAGATAAATTTCCCATCCAAGAAGTTGAATGTATGAGTGCTTGCAACCGTTCTTGTGTTGTTGCTTTTAGTGGTAAAGGCAAATTAACCTATCTTTTCGGTGATTTAGCTTTAGATGATAATATCTCTGCCGTGTTGGAATGTGCCAGCAAATACTACGATAAAGCAGATGGTTTACTACCTTGGTCAGAACGCCCTGAACCTTTAAAAAAGGGTATTCTAGCTCGGATTCCAACCTTACCTATCAATAATTAG
- a CDS encoding ParA family protein produces the protein MPKIITILNGKGGVGKTTTSINLAAQFAKKKKVILVDTDVQGSASWWFGRSQNGMGFDLSQETNPQLLGRLQTIKEYDLVVVDTPPALHSEALATVVAIADYLVLPTPPSAMDLAVLIETVKAAVVPAGVAHRVLLTKVDTRSINEAIEAQNTLQRLGIPVCKAFIRIYKAHERAALDGVAIDQWRGKNAREAESDYHRVAEELQRDWRK, from the coding sequence GTGCCAAAAATCATCACTATTCTCAACGGTAAGGGGGGTGTCGGTAAAACGACTACCTCCATAAATTTAGCTGCTCAGTTTGCGAAGAAGAAAAAAGTGATTCTTGTTGATACAGATGTACAGGGTTCTGCCAGTTGGTGGTTTGGCAGAAGTCAAAATGGGATGGGGTTTGATCTATCCCAAGAAACCAATCCTCAGCTTTTAGGTAGGTTACAAACTATCAAAGAATACGATTTAGTAGTAGTAGATACGCCACCTGCGCTACACTCGGAAGCACTAGCCACAGTAGTAGCGATCGCAGATTATCTAGTTTTACCTACACCACCATCCGCAATGGATTTGGCTGTATTAATTGAGACAGTCAAAGCGGCTGTAGTTCCGGCTGGAGTTGCCCATCGGGTTTTACTCACAAAGGTCGATACTCGGAGTATAAATGAAGCAATAGAAGCACAAAATACTCTCCAAAGGCTAGGAATACCCGTTTGTAAGGCTTTTATCAGGATTTACAAAGCCCATGAAAGAGCCGCCTTGGATGGTGTAGCTATTGACCAATGGCGAGGCAAAAATGCTAGAGAAGCGGAATCAGATTACCACCGCGTGGCCGAAGAACTACAGCGTGATTGGAGAAAATAA
- a CDS encoding helix-turn-helix domain-containing protein: MTQEPVFEQSSGNVFADMGLSDADELFTRGKIGIQVLRLLKQRNLKQREISELLSIPQPEVSHLMKGEFQRFSEGKLLIFLKRLDTEVTLHLRPRHAIDQSTETVISL, translated from the coding sequence ATGACACAAGAACCCGTTTTTGAACAAAGCAGTGGTAACGTATTCGCCGACATGGGTTTATCAGATGCGGATGAACTTTTTACACGGGGTAAGATTGGTATTCAAGTCCTACGCCTCCTAAAACAACGTAACCTAAAACAGCGTGAAATCAGCGAACTTCTAAGCATTCCTCAACCAGAAGTATCGCACTTGATGAAAGGCGAATTTCAACGCTTCAGCGAAGGCAAACTTCTCATTTTCTTGAAGCGACTCGATACAGAAGTTACTTTACATCTGCGCCCTCGTCATGCAATAGATCAGTCTACTGAAACTGTAATATCGCTATAA
- a CDS encoding sigma-70 family RNA polymerase sigma factor has translation MSQSITVSWSTVDARCPEASVQVDKLSNHDLILRCQAGLRPDRAAFAELLRRYQTQVDRVLYHLAPDWADRADLAQEVWIRVYRNINRLQEPAKFRGWLSRIATNLFYDELRKRKRVVAPLSLDAPRSVDDGEMDWEIAGDTPGPEEELTTREFYEQLREAIADLPEVFRTTIVLREIEGMAYEEIAEITGVSLGTVKSRIARARSRLQTQLQNYLDA, from the coding sequence ATGAGTCAATCGATTACTGTATCCTGGTCAACGGTTGATGCGAGGTGTCCAGAAGCATCGGTGCAAGTTGACAAACTCTCTAACCACGATTTAATCTTGCGCTGTCAAGCAGGGCTGCGTCCAGATCGTGCTGCGTTTGCTGAACTTTTGCGTCGTTATCAAACCCAGGTTGACAGAGTTTTGTACCACCTAGCCCCAGACTGGGCAGATAGAGCCGACTTGGCTCAAGAAGTGTGGATTCGTGTGTATCGCAATATTAACCGATTACAAGAACCTGCTAAGTTTAGGGGCTGGTTAAGCCGCATTGCCACCAATTTGTTTTATGACGAGTTGCGTAAACGTAAGCGCGTTGTCGCTCCCTTGTCGTTAGATGCCCCTCGTTCTGTAGATGATGGTGAAATGGATTGGGAAATTGCTGGAGATACACCAGGACCGGAGGAAGAACTGACAACTAGAGAGTTTTACGAACAATTGCGGGAAGCGATCGCTGATTTACCTGAAGTTTTTCGGACTACAATTGTGTTGCGGGAAATCGAAGGCATGGCATACGAAGAAATTGCGGAAATCACAGGGGTATCCTTGGGAACAGTAAAATCAAGAATCGCCAGAGCTAGATCCAGATTGCAAACTCAATTGCAAAATTATCTTGATGCCTAA
- a CDS encoding anti-sigma factor family protein — protein MTTDSDFNNRCRRQFSRDLLNKMARHTNEATGAMDMVKRDRFELLSAYLDGEVTAAERKQVEDWLANDVAVQCLYSRLLKLRQGIRTMPIPTTQQAPEVTAEQVIAKVNRRSRLKWVFGGAVAACVIGAVSSWLPRQEALTPQLAQNRQEQTSQTVAQSSVQLKVALNEPVIEIPKAAVASPEKENNQRRSQLREVPPNIN, from the coding sequence ATGACTACTGATTCTGATTTTAATAACCGTTGTCGGCGGCAATTTTCGAGAGATTTACTAAACAAGATGGCTAGGCATACCAATGAAGCAACGGGTGCTATGGATATGGTGAAGCGCGATCGCTTTGAATTATTGAGTGCATACCTCGACGGCGAGGTGACAGCAGCAGAACGTAAGCAAGTGGAAGACTGGTTAGCTAATGATGTTGCAGTGCAGTGCCTCTATTCGAGGCTGTTAAAGCTCAGGCAAGGTATCCGTACCATGCCCATACCCACAACCCAACAAGCCCCAGAAGTTACGGCCGAGCAAGTAATCGCCAAAGTTAACCGTCGTTCTCGCTTAAAGTGGGTATTTGGTGGCGCAGTAGCCGCCTGTGTGATTGGAGCAGTTTCTAGCTGGCTACCAAGACAGGAAGCACTAACACCACAACTAGCTCAAAATCGGCAAGAACAAACTTCTCAAACTGTTGCCCAGTCCAGCGTCCAACTCAAGGTAGCTTTGAATGAGCCAGTGATTGAAATTCCGAAGGCGGCTGTAGCTTCCCCTGAAAAGGAAAACAATCAAAGGCGATCGCAACTCCGGGAAGTTCCCCCTAATATTAACTAA
- a CDS encoding class I SAM-dependent methyltransferase codes for MSIVDSIFMQMFGRPKGMLGRLGGMIMTSMNQAFTYSVIDQLDIQPNDQVLEVGFGSGVGIQRLSSLASAGYIAGIDYSQEMVEQATARNMAKIEMGLVDLRQGSVESLPFEDNKFDKVLAVNSMQVWTDAVVGLREVRRVMKVGGRIALGFTSYSGQSSTGLTQILTTAGFTQTRLVETDRDFCALAIAS; via the coding sequence ATGAGCATTGTAGACAGTATATTCATGCAGATGTTTGGTCGCCCAAAGGGTATGCTAGGTAGGTTGGGTGGCATGATTATGACATCCATGAACCAAGCATTTACCTATTCGGTGATCGACCAACTCGATATTCAGCCAAATGACCAAGTGTTGGAAGTTGGATTTGGCTCAGGAGTTGGTATTCAGCGTTTATCCTCTTTAGCATCAGCAGGATATATCGCAGGCATCGATTACTCTCAAGAAATGGTTGAGCAAGCTACAGCTAGAAACATGGCGAAGATTGAGATGGGTCTGGTTGATTTACGGCAAGGTTCGGTGGAAAGTTTGCCCTTTGAAGACAACAAATTTGATAAAGTGCTGGCGGTTAACTCTATGCAAGTCTGGACAGATGCCGTAGTTGGGCTGCGGGAAGTGCGGCGAGTTATGAAGGTTGGTGGTCGAATAGCACTTGGTTTTACTTCTTATTCAGGGCAATCAAGTACTGGATTAACTCAGATACTTACGACTGCTGGTTTCACTCAAACGCGCCTAGTTGAGACAGATCGCGATTTTTGTGCATTGGCGATCGCCTCATGA
- a CDS encoding type II toxin-antitoxin system RelE/ParE family toxin, whose protein sequence is MDNDEEIIEFPLRPLFWMGDSLKKIRSFPEEVRVSVGYALQLVQAGETPMDAKPLKGIGSGVYEIVKRFDTDTYRAVYAVKIGEKIYVLHAFQKKSKQGIKTPQADIDLIKQRYKDAVAREKEQ, encoded by the coding sequence ATGGACAATGATGAGGAAATTATAGAGTTTCCTTTACGACCTCTATTTTGGATGGGTGACTCGCTTAAAAAGATCCGTTCATTTCCTGAAGAGGTGCGTGTATCAGTTGGCTACGCATTGCAATTAGTGCAAGCAGGTGAAACACCTATGGATGCCAAGCCACTTAAAGGCATTGGAAGCGGCGTGTATGAAATTGTCAAACGCTTCGATACCGATACTTACAGGGCAGTTTATGCGGTAAAGATTGGAGAGAAAATCTATGTACTTCATGCTTTTCAGAAGAAATCAAAGCAGGGTATTAAAACCCCACAAGCTGATATTGATCTGATTAAACAACGCTATAAAGACGCAGTAGCAAGAGAGAAAGAACAATGA